A stretch of the Chlamydia pecorum E58 genome encodes the following:
- a CDS encoding proline--tRNA ligase, with protein MRTSQLFYRTLKHTKKDAVLSNELLEKAGYLWRIGKGIYTYTPLLWRVVLKFMEIIREELNAIGGQELLLPILHPAEYWLQTGRWHAFVSENLLYHLIDREGKEHCLAPTHEEIVSALLAQWLSGKKQLPLHLYQMAPKFRDEIRPRFGLIRSRELLMEDSYTFSDSPEQMDEQYQKLRMAYSKIFDRLGLAYAIVNADGGKIGKGKSEEFQVLCSLGEDTICVSGDYSANIEAAPVALPPYKYDDELLPMEEKSTPGVKTIEAVGEFFSQPLQKIVKTLVVKLSFGKEEQFVAIGIRGDRQLNLTKVVSKFHADDAIFASDEEILTHLKVEKGFLGPLSCPIRFFADESLRPMTNFICANNKKDMHCINVNWGRDLPEPEYADYLLAQEGDLCPVNPDVPYKIFQGIEVAHIFNLGIRYTESFQATFQDEEGKERPCWMGTYGIGIGRTLAACVEQLSDSRGIVWPEIIAPFSISILYNGGDTPSEQVAYSLYQDLQQQGCEPLLDDRDERLGFKLKDSDLIGIPYKLIIGKAYHASGILEIESRSGEKFSVPPENFISWSHEHLPRFRRIPQFSS; from the coding sequence ATGAGAACATCCCAACTTTTCTATAGGACCTTAAAACATACAAAGAAAGATGCCGTTCTTTCTAATGAGCTCTTAGAAAAAGCAGGCTATCTTTGGAGAATAGGAAAAGGGATCTACACCTATACCCCCCTTCTGTGGCGAGTGGTGTTAAAATTTATGGAGATTATCCGGGAAGAGCTCAACGCTATTGGAGGTCAGGAGCTACTCCTTCCTATCCTTCATCCAGCAGAATATTGGCTACAAACAGGACGCTGGCACGCCTTTGTCTCAGAAAATCTGCTCTACCATCTCATAGATCGTGAAGGGAAAGAGCACTGTCTTGCCCCAACGCATGAAGAAATCGTTAGTGCTTTACTTGCTCAATGGCTCTCGGGGAAAAAGCAGCTTCCCCTTCATCTATACCAGATGGCACCGAAATTTCGAGATGAGATCCGCCCAAGATTTGGGTTGATTCGCTCGCGAGAGTTACTTATGGAAGATAGCTATACCTTCTCAGACTCTCCAGAGCAAATGGATGAGCAATACCAAAAGTTGCGTATGGCGTACAGTAAGATCTTTGATCGCTTAGGACTTGCTTATGCAATCGTCAATGCCGATGGAGGGAAGATCGGGAAGGGGAAATCTGAAGAGTTTCAAGTGCTTTGCTCTTTAGGGGAAGATACCATTTGCGTAAGTGGAGACTATAGCGCCAATATTGAAGCTGCTCCCGTTGCCCTTCCGCCTTATAAATACGATGACGAACTCCTCCCTATGGAAGAGAAGTCTACGCCGGGAGTAAAAACCATTGAGGCAGTTGGGGAGTTCTTCTCCCAGCCTCTACAAAAAATTGTCAAAACCCTCGTTGTGAAGCTCTCCTTTGGAAAAGAGGAGCAATTTGTTGCAATAGGGATTCGCGGAGACCGCCAGCTAAACCTCACTAAGGTGGTCTCTAAGTTCCATGCTGACGATGCCATATTTGCTTCTGATGAAGAAATCCTTACGCACCTTAAAGTAGAAAAGGGGTTTCTAGGACCTTTAAGTTGCCCTATACGCTTTTTCGCCGATGAATCCCTTCGTCCCATGACGAACTTTATCTGTGCGAATAATAAAAAAGATATGCATTGCATCAATGTCAATTGGGGAAGAGATCTTCCTGAACCAGAATATGCTGACTATCTCCTCGCTCAAGAAGGAGATCTCTGTCCTGTAAATCCTGACGTTCCCTACAAAATTTTTCAGGGGATAGAAGTTGCGCATATCTTTAATTTAGGGATTCGCTATACAGAAAGTTTCCAAGCAACATTCCAAGATGAAGAAGGCAAGGAGCGCCCCTGCTGGATGGGAACCTACGGTATTGGTATAGGAAGAACTCTTGCTGCCTGTGTAGAGCAGCTCTCTGATTCTCGGGGAATCGTCTGGCCTGAGATCATCGCTCCATTTTCTATCTCTATCTTATACAATGGCGGCGATACCCCTTCTGAGCAAGTCGCCTATTCCCTATATCAAGATCTTCAACAACAGGGATGCGAACCCCTACTTGATGACCGCGACGAGCGTCTCGGATTCAAGCTCAAAGATAGCGATCTTATAGGCATCCCCTACAAACTCATCATCGGCAAAGCATATCATGCCTCTGGAATCCTAGAAATTGAGTCTCGATCCGGAGAGAAGTTCTCTGTCCCCCCTGAGAACTTTATCTCTTGGAGCCACGAACACCTCCCTCGATTTCGTCGTATTCCCCAGTTCTCCTCTTAA
- the hrcA gene encoding heat-inducible transcriptional repressor HrcA produces MTKPSPSKRDSKVLYILLTAIELYLKTGQPVGSKTLKDSLRSQMSSATIRNYFVELEARGFLKKNHISGGRIPTDLAYRYYIDRFVNSEESPEIPESVLLRLNALTEENRNITKDLQKIIELLGEVLNLPVFFSSPRFENDSVTNIQLTLVDEQRAVVILSTEFGQIFTDILWLPEPFKPESLRRVELFLQNYLRKGPRKTELSEKEEQISMTLYNEIVVRYLMRYCNFSEEDLHQTGLSRLLSYEIFKDSEFLAIGLSLFENRRYMSKLLEISMRRDQPTAFIGRELSDILGAPYSECSVIAMPYFIHRTPLGAFGVLGSEHLPYKEIFPTMKLFSDKIKHSLSRSFYKFKLSFRRPCPMDPKFSKEPSSLTGYASIKLLPSKETS; encoded by the coding sequence ATGACTAAACCTTCCCCATCGAAACGAGATTCCAAAGTTCTTTACATTCTCTTAACGGCGATAGAACTTTATCTTAAAACAGGGCAGCCCGTAGGGTCAAAGACATTGAAAGATAGCTTACGTTCTCAGATGAGCTCGGCAACAATACGAAATTACTTTGTTGAGCTTGAAGCACGAGGGTTTCTAAAGAAGAATCACATCTCTGGAGGAAGGATCCCTACGGATTTAGCATATCGCTATTATATCGATCGCTTTGTCAATAGTGAGGAATCTCCGGAAATACCAGAATCTGTTCTCCTTAGGCTAAACGCGCTGACTGAAGAGAACCGCAATATCACCAAAGATCTGCAGAAAATTATCGAGCTCTTAGGAGAGGTCTTGAACCTCCCTGTATTTTTTTCCTCCCCGAGGTTTGAAAATGATTCCGTAACGAACATTCAGCTCACTCTTGTGGATGAGCAGCGCGCTGTAGTGATTCTTTCTACAGAATTTGGGCAGATATTTACGGACATTCTGTGGCTTCCCGAACCTTTTAAACCAGAATCTTTACGACGTGTGGAGCTCTTTTTACAAAATTATCTTAGAAAAGGGCCCAGGAAAACAGAACTTTCAGAAAAAGAAGAGCAAATCAGCATGACGCTTTATAACGAGATCGTTGTGCGTTATTTGATGCGCTATTGCAATTTTAGTGAGGAAGACCTGCATCAAACAGGGCTATCTCGGCTGCTTAGCTATGAGATATTCAAGGACTCGGAGTTCTTAGCTATAGGACTCTCTCTTTTTGAAAACCGTAGGTACATGAGTAAACTGTTGGAGATTAGCATGCGCAGAGACCAGCCTACAGCATTTATTGGTAGAGAGCTCTCAGACATTTTAGGGGCTCCCTATTCTGAGTGTAGCGTCATTGCCATGCCCTATTTTATCCATCGTACTCCTTTAGGGGCATTTGGTGTTTTGGGTTCAGAGCATCTTCCCTACAAGGAGATCTTCCCTACAATGAAGCTATTTTCAGACAAAATTAAACACAGCTTAAGTAGAAGCTTTTATAAATTTAAGCTATCCTTTAGGCGCCCCTGCCCCATGGATCCTAAGTTTTCCAAAGAACCTAGTTCTTTAACGGGGTATGCTTCTATAAAACTCTTACCCTCTAAGGAGACATCATGA
- a CDS encoding CT392 family protein: MSSVNSNTTSSGASNSPQPEGKPGVTPPVIFLPCTTTQKLIDQRSKDLVTQSSQLESVVYGLVSPDQLQGVVDVAVSGVNEEIVKEQLDQAEQRAENISLVVNQAGQLFQDLLLELEKIKSAYPKPKEGERRDYSILDREGLESITSSLEDLKAAVKKCNDVLFSSLEELGCYCRLLMESGFDADTVAQKCNDQGLSVAKMQRLGLVYTQESGWKINQEGLLPKLQAPLFTLNSLISNLEDSVQNENAPEKPLEERVPSRGLCMKIWNELCNICNWLLSLFNRLYDHVLLGFFFFLKRLGIVSGGPRPLSKRVPVSEVSPNQGPSQSVRVKGRQDLGDDELVRRPEEDSSGAQQDSHKQKKESQEGSSPKNSRKRK; encoded by the coding sequence ATGTCTTCTGTAAATTCTAATACTACCTCTTCGGGAGCATCGAATTCTCCTCAGCCAGAAGGGAAGCCAGGAGTTACTCCTCCTGTGATTTTTCTTCCTTGTACAACTACGCAGAAACTCATAGATCAGCGTTCTAAAGATTTAGTAACCCAAAGTTCGCAGCTAGAATCTGTTGTGTATGGCCTAGTGTCTCCAGATCAGCTTCAAGGAGTTGTAGATGTGGCGGTGTCTGGAGTGAATGAGGAGATTGTAAAGGAACAGCTGGATCAAGCAGAGCAGAGGGCAGAAAATATTTCCTTGGTGGTGAATCAAGCGGGCCAGTTGTTTCAAGATTTACTCTTGGAACTGGAAAAAATTAAAAGTGCTTATCCTAAGCCCAAAGAGGGGGAAAGAAGAGATTATTCTATACTTGATAGGGAAGGATTAGAGAGCATAACTTCTTCGTTAGAGGATCTTAAAGCTGCCGTGAAGAAATGCAATGATGTTTTATTTAGTTCTTTAGAAGAGTTGGGGTGTTATTGTCGTCTATTGATGGAATCAGGTTTTGATGCTGACACAGTAGCTCAGAAATGCAACGACCAAGGACTTTCTGTTGCTAAGATGCAACGCCTAGGTCTTGTGTATACCCAGGAATCTGGATGGAAAATCAATCAAGAAGGTCTTCTTCCTAAGCTGCAAGCGCCTTTATTTACATTAAATTCATTGATAAGCAATTTGGAAGATTCTGTCCAAAATGAGAATGCTCCTGAGAAGCCTTTGGAGGAAAGAGTACCTTCTCGTGGCTTATGTATGAAAATTTGGAATGAGCTTTGTAATATTTGCAATTGGCTGCTTAGTCTCTTTAATCGGTTATACGACCATGTACTTTTAGGCTTCTTTTTCTTCTTAAAGAGATTGGGGATCGTTTCTGGGGGACCTCGTCCACTTTCTAAACGTGTTCCTGTAAGTGAGGTAAGTCCTAATCAAGGGCCAAGTCAGTCAGTAAGGGTGAAAGGAAGGCAAGATCTTGGGGATGACGAGTTAGTTCGTCGTCCTGAAGAAGATTCCTCAGGAGCACAACAAGATTCCCATAAGCAGAAGAAGGAATCACAGGAAGGGTCATCTCCAAAGAATTCTCGAAAACGAAAATAG